The stretch of DNA CGCGCGGTCGCGACGATCCCGCGAGCGCAGCGACGGTCGAAGTTCGCTGCGGCGGCGCCGAGGATCTCCACGGAGGTCACGAGATGGTGCGCGGCGAGGGGGAGCATCGTGTTGAGCTCGAACTGGCTGGCGTGCCCCGCGAGGGCGACGACGGTATCCGCCCCGACGGCGTGGGCGCAGGCCATCAGCAGCGACTCCGGGATCACCGGGTTGACCTTGCCGGGCATGATCGAGCTCCCGGGCTGGACTTCGGGGAGGGCGATCTCGCCCAGCCCGCAGCGCGGCCCCGAGGCCAGCCAGCGGACGTCGTCGGCGATCTTCCGCAGGCTCAGCGCGGCGGAGCGCACCGCCGCCGAAGCGGCGAGCGCGGCGTCGAGGGTCGCCTGCGCCTGCGGGTGGTTGTCCGTTTCCCGAACGGGAGTCCCGAGCCGCTCGGAGAGGAGCGCGCACACGCGTGCGGCGAACTCCGGGTGCGTGTTCACCCCCGTTCCGACCGCGGTGCCGCCGAGGGGGAGCTCGTCGAGATCGAGGAGCGCCGTCGCGAGCCGCCGGCGCGTCCGGGCCATCTGCCCCGCGTAACCGCGGAAGACCTGGCCGAGGCGGATCGGCGTTGCGTCCTGCAGGTGCGTGCGACCGGTCTTCACGACCTCCCACGTCTCGGTCGCCTTCCGCTCGAAGGTCCCCTCGAGCGCCTCGATCGCGGGGAGCAGCACCTCGCGGATCGCCAGCCCCGCCGCGAGCTGCAGGCACGTGGGGATCACGTCGTTGGACGACTGGCCGAGGTTGACGTGGTCGTTGGGGTGCGCCTTCGCGAGCCTGGCGATCACCTCGTTGGCATTCATGTTCGTCGAGGTTCCCGAGCCGGTCTGGAAGACGTCGACGGGGAAGTGGGCGTCGTGCGTCCCGTCGGCGATCGCCTCGGCGGCGTCGGCGATCGCCCACGCGAGCGCGGGGTCGAGCCGGCCGAGCGCGGCATTCGTCCGCGCGGCGGCCGCCTTCACGAGGCCGAGCGCGCGCAGGAATCGGCGGGGCATCCGCAGGCCGCTCACGGGGAAGTTCTCGACGGCGCGCTGGGTGGAGGCGCCCCAGAGCGCATCCGCGGGGACGTGCAGCGCGCCCATCGTGTCCCGCTCGGTCCGGAAGGGGGTGTCCGGCATGGTAGATTCCTCCGCCACGGATCGTACCCCGGCCGGATGGCCCGCGAGGTCGCGACGATGAGCGCTCCTGCCCGTCTCTCCTGCTTCAAGGCCTACGACATCCGCGGCCGCATCCCCGACGAGCTCAACCGCGACCTCGCGTACCGCATCGCGCAGGGGTACGCGGCGTTCCTGAAGCCCCGGCGGGTCGCCGTGGGGCACGACATCCGCCTCACGAGCCCCGAGTTCGCCGACGCCGTCGCGCAGGGGCTCGTCGACTCGGGGGTGGACGTCGTCCACATCGGGCAGGTGGGGACCGAGCAGGTCTACCACGCCGTCTTCCACCTCGGCCTCGACGGCGGGATCATGGTCACCGCCTCGCACAACCCCGCCGACTACAACGGCCTGAAGCTCGTGCGGGAGGGGGCGCGTCCCATCAGCGCCGACACGGGCCTCAAGGACATCGAGCGGATCGTCCTCGCCGGAGATTTTCCCGCGGCCCCCTCGAAGGGAAAGGTCGAGCGCCGCGACCTCACCGCCGAATACGTCGAGCACCTGCTCACCTACGTCGACCGCTCGCTCCTCAAGCCGTTGACCGTCGTGTCGAACGCGGGGAACGGCGGCGCCGGCGTGATCATGGAGCGTCTCGAGCCGCACTTCCCCTTCAAGGTCGTTCGGGTGCACCACACCCCCGACGGGAACTTCCCGAACGGGATCCCCAACCCGCTCCTCCCGGAGCGGCGCAAGGACTCAGCCGACGCGGTGCTGAAGGCGAAGGCGGACGTCGGCGTCGCCTGGGACGGCGATTTCGACCGCTGTTTCCTGTTCGACGAGAGAGGGGAGTTCATCGAGGGGTACTACATCGTCGGCCTGCTTGCGGAACAGACGCTCCGCCGCCACCCCGGAGCCAAGATCGTCCACGACCCGCGCATGACGTGGAACACCGTCGAGATGGTGAAGGCCGCGGGGGGCGTTCCGGTGCAGAGCAAGTCGGGGCACGCGTTCATGAAGGAAGTAATGCGAAGCGTGGATGCGGCCTACGGCGGCGAGATGTCCGCGCACCATTTCTTCCGCGAGTTCTCCTACTGCGACTCCGGGATGATCCCGTGGATGCTCGTCCTCGAGCAGATGGGGCGCACCGGGAAGTCGCTCAGCTCCCTCGTGGGCGAGCGGATCCGGCGGTACCCGGCGTCCGGGGAGATCAACCGCCGCGTGGACGACGCGATGGCGGTGATGGCGGCGGTGAAGGCCCACTACGTCGGGATCGGCGGGAAACTCGACGAGACCGACGGGGTCGGGATCGACTTCGCGGACTGGCGGTTCAATCTCCGCGCCTCGAACACCGAGCCGCTCATCCGGCTCAACGTCGAGACCCGCGGGGACGCGAAGCTGCTGGCCGCCAAGACCGAGGAGCTGCTCTCACGCCTGGGAGGCGCGAGCGCGGATCACTGACGCAGCAACTCCGCCAGACTCCGGTGGAACTGCGAGTTCGGCATGACCTCGTCGTACCCGGCGTCGACCGCGCGTCGCAGGCTCTCGGTATCGACATGGGAGCCGTAGGCGATCAGGCGGGGAGGAGGGGCGAGGGCCTTGAGGCGGGGGGCCCAGCCGAGCAGGTCGACCGACCTCGAGCCGAGGTCGGCGAAGACCTTCGCGAGGTTCCCCTGCAGGACGGCCGCCTCCATCGCCGACTCGTCGGTGATCCGGGCGACCGGGATCCCGGCGGCCTTCGCCAGGCCGTGGATCTTCGCCCAGAACATCACGTCGTCGGTGACCACAAGCACTTTCCTTGCCATGTCCCCTCCGTGGCTTGCTATTCTCTCCCCGTCCTGCGAGCTTTCGTGACCGGAAAGAGGGCCCCGTGACGCTGAGCGACCGCCACCCGATCTTCGTCGGCTACAAGATGGACGGCTCGCTGCGTCGTCGTCTGGAGGCGCTGACCGGCTCCGAGCGGAAGTACATCGCCGAGGACGGGGAGTTCCTTCGGATTCTCCGGCTGGGGGAGGACGGCTACGTCGGAAAGGTCGTCACGGAGCGGATCACGACCGACCGCGTGGACGACATCCGGCGAAACGTCCTGAGCATCCTCCAGCGCCTGAGCCCGGACACCCGTTTTCCGATCCACCTGGACATCCTGGTCTGCGTGTCGGATCCGGAAACGGGCCCTTCGTCGTGGACTCCCGCCCCCTGAAAATCGAAGGGCCGGCTCGCCGCCGGCCCTCGACCTCTCAGTGGCTGTCTGGTAGCGCTACAGGGATTCGAACCCTGGTTTGATGGCTGAGAACCACCCGTCCTAACCCCTAGACGATAGCGCCGCCCGGGATTCTAGCGACCGCACCCCCGCTGTCAACCCCGCCTTGACGGACCCGCATCCAACCCTATATTCGCCCGTGCTTCCACATATGTAACTTTGTGTTGGCGCGGTTGTGTTTTCGGGGAGGAACGCCATGGGGGGCCGATTCGAACGTGGTGCCGGTGCCCTGAAGCTGCGCTGGGGCGTGATCGCCCTCGTCGCCGCAACCGCGATGGCCGCCGGCGACGCGTCGGCGGCGGTGCTGCTTCCCGTCGCGTTCCTCGTGCTGAGCGGCTTCCTCCTCGAGGCGCTCTCCCGAAGCCTCGCCGGCGAGCCGTCGGCGGAGATCCTCCTCGGCGTCGTCGACGCCGCCACGATCGGCATCACGCTCTACGGCCTGGCCTTCGCGATCGACGGCACCGCCCTCACGGTGGCCGGGGGGTTCTCCTTCTTCTACCTCGCGATCGTCGCCGGGCGGCTGTGGGGACTCGTCGGCGCGGAGCGCCGCGCGCGTCGCGAGAGCCGCGAGCTGCGGGCGCTCCTCGAGATCACCGAGGCGGTGACCGGCACCCTCGACGCGAACCAGGTGATGAACCTGATCGTCCGGCGCGTGGGCGACCTCGTCTCCGCCCAGCGCTGCTCGATCCTGGTCGTCGACGAGCGCCGGGAGACCTGTTACGTCGTCGCCGCCAACGACAACCCGGAAGCGGTGCGGCTCGAGGTCGACCTGAGCAAGTACCCGGAGATCCGGCGCGCGCTCGACACGCGCGAGCCGGTGCACGTCGAGAACGTCGAGACCGATCCCCTGGTCGAGCCGGTGCGCGAGATCCTGCTGCAGCAGGGGTACCGCTCGATGATGGTGCTCCCCCTCGTCTTCAACCGCGAGGTCCTCGGAACCCTCTTCCTGCGCGCGACCCGCGAAGCCCCCTTCAGCGATGCCGAGATCCGCTTCTGTCGCGTCGCCGCCGCCGCTTCCGCGAACGCGCTCAAGAACGCCCTGCTCTTCCGCGACGTCAAGCACGAGGCCGCGCGGCACCGCGAAACCTCCGAGACGCTGCGTCGCGTGCTCGACGGCACCCCGGACCTCATCGTCGCGACCGACCCCCACGGCCACGTCACCGAGTTCAATCGGGGCGCCGAATACGCGACCGGAATCCCCGCCGAGGAAGCCAAGCGGAAGACCCTCGTGGAGATCCTCGGACCGGCCGGGGAGGTGTCGGGACTCACGGATGCCCGCCGGCGCGAGACGATCCTCACGCGTCCCGACGGGTCGCGGATCGAGCTCAGCCTCGTGGCGGCGCCGCTGCACGAGGAACGCGACGGATCGGGCGGGATCGTCTGGATCGGGCGGGACGTCACCGAGATGCGCCGGGTCGAGAAGAGCCTCGCCCAGGCGGAGCGACTTTCCAGCCTCGGCGAGGTCGTCGCCGGCGTCGCGCACGAGCTGAACAACCCGCTCTCGAGCGTGCTCGGCTACGCGCAGCTGCTCGCGACGCAAGCGCACGACGCGGCGCAGTCGCGCGACCTCGATCGCGTGGTCGAGTCGGCCAAGCGTTGCCAGAGGATCGTGGCCAACCTGCTGGGCTTCGCGCGCAAGCACGCCCCGGAGCGCAAGTCCAACGACCTCAACGCCTGCGTGCAGAAGGTGCTCGACCTCAAGGGATACCACCTTCGATCGTCGCGCGTGGAGGCGGTCGTCGAGCTGGACGAGAGCCTCCCGCAGACCCTCTTCGATTTCCACCAGATCGAGCAGGTGATCCTCAACCTGCTCAACAACGCCGAGCAGGCGATCACCTCCGCCGGAACGGGCGGGCGGGTGACGCTGCGCACGCGGGGGATCCCCGGGTTCGTCTGCCTCGAGGTCGAGGACGACGGTCCGGGCGTCCCGCCTTCGGTGCGCGAGCGGGTCTTCGACCCGTTCTTCACGACGAAGCCCCCGGGGCAGGGAACCGGTCTCGGGCTGTCGGTCTCGTACGGGATCCTGCAGGAGCACGGGGGGCGGATCGAGCTGCGCGAGCGCGGCGCCGGGCGGGGCGCCTGCTTCGCCGTCTACCTCCCCCTCGTCGGGGAGGCGGCGACCCCCGCGGCGGGCGGCGACCGCTCCCAGGTGCCCCAGGTCCCCGCGGGGCCGCTCCAGGGGAGGCGCGTGCTCGTCGCCGAGGACGAGCCCCTGGTCCTCGACCTGCTGCGCCGCGTGATCGAGGGGGACGGCGGCACCGTCATTCCCGTTCCCGACGGGGAGACCGCGTGGGAGCGGATCCTCGACCAGGACTTCGACCTCATCCTCGCGGACCTGCGGATGCCGGGGCTCGACGGGCGGACGCTCTACGAGCGGGCCGTCTCCGAAAGGCCCGAGCTCGTGCGGCGGTTCGTCTTCGCGACGGGCGACCTCGTGCGCTCGGACAGCCTTCGGTTCCTCGAGGGGGTCCCCAACCGCGTCATCCGCAAGCCGATCGACGTGGACGTGGTGCGAAGGGTGCTCGGGCAGGCGCTCAAGCGGGACTAGAATCGCCCCGATGGGCGACGCCACGCCGCGTTTCGAGGACTACCCCCTCACGCGCGCCGAATACATCACGGCGATGGTGCACTTCTATCGCGCGGAGGTCGCCCGCTCGCTCGCCTGGCGACAGCGCCTCGACGCCACCACCAACTGGGCCGTGCTCACCGTCGCGGGGATGTTGTCGCTGAGCTTCGGCAGTCCCGACGCGCCGCACTTCATGCTGCTGGCGTCGAACTTCATCCTCCTGGCCTTCCTGGGAATCGAGGCGCGGCGGTATCGCTACTTCGCCGTGTACCGCGCGCGCGTGCGGATGCTCGAGGAGAATTTCCTGATCCCGATCCTCACGCGCAAGCTCGAGTCGCCGATGGCGGCGTGGCGGGAGTCCCTCGCCCGCGACCTCGACCTGCCGAAATACAAGACGACCTTCCTCCAGGCATTCGGCTTCCGCCTGCGGCGCAACTACGTCTGGATCTTCGCCATGATCACCGGCGGCTGGATCGTGAAGATCATGATCCAGCCGACGATCGCGTCGACCCCTCGGGTGTTCTGGGATCGGATGGCGGTCGGGCCGGCCCCGCCGGGATTCGTCTTCGCGGCCGGTCTGGCCTTCTGGGCGCTGCTGTACTCCGCGATCGCGTGGGGCCGAAAGCTCGGGGGCGGAGAGCCCGACGACGAGATCGCCGGGCTCGAGGCGAACCTCGCCGACTGGAAGCGGTAGTCTCCGATCGGGAAGGGGCGGGGCGCCGCGCGACGCCCCGCCCTCGCGCATCATTCCTCGGAGTCGAGCCCGACCCCTCCGGCCATCTCGCTCGGCCGGATCGGGGCGTCGGTGGCGATCGCGATCGGGAGCATCGGCTGCGGCTGCGGCTTGGGCTGCGGCACGATGCTCGTCTTCGACGGGGGCTTGGCCGACGGGATCTTCGGCGCGGCGGCGGGGGTCGGCTTCGCCGCGGGACGCCGGGTCACGCTCGCCTTGGCGGGAGCCTTCGGGGCGGCCTTCTTCACCGGTTTCTTGACGGGCTTCTTCGCGGCCTTCTTGGCGGCCTTCTTCGGCGGGGCCTTCCTGGCGGCCTTGCGCGCCGGCGCCTTCCTGGCGGCTTTCTTCGCGGACTTCTTCGCGGCCTTCTTCGCGATCTTCTTCGCGACCTTTCTCTTCGGAGCCTTCTTCGCCTTCTTCTTCGCGGCCTTCGCCATCGGTTCCTCCTTCGGACGTCGCGGGCGCGCGGGTGCGGCGGGATCAACGGGCCCGGAACCGGCGCCCGTCGCGGATTATAAGCACGCGCGCCGTCGAGGCGCGCACGCGATTCCTCAATAAGACGGCCTCAGCGTCCCGCGGCGGCGTAACGGCGCTGGAGTGCGGGAACCAGGTAGTCGCCGACGGCCTCGCGAAGCCCGTGGACCGGGGCGTGGCCCCAGTCGCGCCGGGCGCGGGTGTCGTCGACGTCGGCCGGCCAGGTGTCCACGATCGCCTGGCGGGCGGCGACCGGATCGAAGGTGATCTCGGCCCCCGGGAAGTGGGCGACGACGGCGTCCCGGATCTCCGACGCCGAGGGGGCGAAGGCGCCGATGTTGTAGACGCGGGTGGTCAGGGCCGCGACCGGCGCCGCGTCGAGGCGGAGGATCGCGGCGATCGCATCGGGCATGGTCATGAACGGGATCCGCGTTCCGGCCGCGACGAAGCAGGCGTAGGGTTTCCCCTGGGCGGCGGCGTGGATCATCTCGGGGGCGTAGTCGCTCGTCCCCCCGGTGGGGAGGGTCTCCGCACTGACGAGTCCGGGGAACCGGATCGCGCGGAAGTCGAGGCCGGGCTCCCCGAGCCGCTGCGAGCGCACGGTCAGGTAGGTTCCGAGGCGTTCGCCGTGCAGCTTGTGGATACCGTAGGCCCCCGCCGGGAAGTTCCAGTCCTCTTCCTTGAGCGCCCCGGCCGCCTCTTTCGCCGAGGCGTCGGGGAGGCCGTACACGGCGATCGAGCTCGGGAACAGGAAGCGCACCGGGCGCCCCTTCGCGGCCGCGGTCCGGCGCGCGAGCCTGTACAGCCGGACCGTCGCGTCGACGTTGACCTCGTGGGCGAGGTCGGGGTCCTTCTCGGCCTTCGACGAAAGGACGGCGGCGAGGTGGAACACCCCTTCGAAGCCGTGTTCGTCGAACAGGCGCGACACGAGGCCCGCGTCGTTCACGCTTCCGGCGACGTGCGCGACGCAGTGGGCGGCGAGCTCGGGGGGGATCGGCTCCAGGTCGAGCGCCACGACGTCGAATCCCGAGGAAGCCAGCGCCGGCACGAGCCCGTGCCCCATCTCCCCGGACGCTCCCGTCACCAGAACCCTGCGCGTCGTCGTCATCCGCTCCCTCCCGAGGCTGCGGCGCGTCAAGATACAACGAGTACGGCCGTCCCCTCGATGCCGTCCTCGTCGAGGAGGGCCAGCGCCCGCGCGGCCTGCTCGAGGGGAAACGTGCGGGTACGCGGCCGGATCCCGGCCCGCGCCGCCTCCGCCAGGAGCGCCTCGCCGTCCCGGCGGGTGTTCGACTCGACGCTCGTGAGGACCTTCTCGTGGAAGAGGTGGGGCTCGTACTCCATCGAAGGGATCGGGGTCAGCGTGACCCCGGCCAGGGCGACCGTCCCGGCCTTCCGCACGCCCCGGAGCGCGGCGGGGACGACCTCTCCCGCGGGGGCGAAGACGATCGCGGAATCGGACGGCGCCGGGGGAGGATCGAACGTGTCGCCGACCCAGTCGGCTCCAAGGGCGCGGGCGTGGGACCGGTGTCGCTCGCCGCGGGTCGCCACGAAGACCTCGTGGCCGCGCGCCCGGGCCAGTTGCAGGACGAGATGGGCCGACGAGCCGAACCCCAGGAGGAGCACCCTCCCTCCGGCGGGGACCGCCGCGCGCTCGAGCGCGCGGAACCCGATGATCCCTGCGCACAGGAGCGGCGCGGCCTCGACGTCGTCGAAGGCGGCGGGGAGGGGGTAGGCGAACGCCTCCGGGACGATCGCCGCCTCCGCGTACCCGCCGTCGTCGTCCCAGCCGGTGTAGCGCGAACGAGGGCAGAGGTTCTCGCGCCCCGCGCGGCAGTCGGGACAGACCCCGCAGGTCGATCGCAGCCACGCGATCCCGACGCGCGCGCCGAGGGCGAACCGGACGGCCCCGGGGCCGAGGGCGTCGACGCGCCCGACGACCTGGTGCCCCGGGATCAGCGGCGACCGTTTCGGGGCGAGGTCCCCGGTCACGACGTGGAGGTCGGTCCGGCAGACGCCGCACGCGGTGACGCGGACGCGCACCTCGCCGGGACCGGGGTCGGGGAGCGGGACCTCGCCCAGACGCAGCGGCGTCCGGGTCAGCGGGGCGGGACGGTCGAGGAGGATCGCGCGCACGACCGACCCTCCGGGTTGGAGGTGGCGTGGCTGGGGAGCAGGGATTCGAACCCCGATTCTGCGGTCCAGAGCCGCATGTCCTGCCGTTGGACGACTC from Candidatus Polarisedimenticolaceae bacterium encodes:
- a CDS encoding DUF2270 domain-containing protein, which translates into the protein MGDATPRFEDYPLTRAEYITAMVHFYRAEVARSLAWRQRLDATTNWAVLTVAGMLSLSFGSPDAPHFMLLASNFILLAFLGIEARRYRYFAVYRARVRMLEENFLIPILTRKLESPMAAWRESLARDLDLPKYKTTFLQAFGFRLRRNYVWIFAMITGGWIVKIMIQPTIASTPRVFWDRMAVGPAPPGFVFAAGLAFWALLYSAIAWGRKLGGGEPDDEIAGLEANLADWKR
- a CDS encoding class II fumarate hydratase — translated: MPDTPFRTERDTMGALHVPADALWGASTQRAVENFPVSGLRMPRRFLRALGLVKAAAARTNAALGRLDPALAWAIADAAEAIADGTHDAHFPVDVFQTGSGTSTNMNANEVIARLAKAHPNDHVNLGQSSNDVIPTCLQLAAGLAIREVLLPAIEALEGTFERKATETWEVVKTGRTHLQDATPIRLGQVFRGYAGQMARTRRRLATALLDLDELPLGGTAVGTGVNTHPEFAARVCALLSERLGTPVRETDNHPQAQATLDAALAASAAVRSAALSLRKIADDVRWLASGPRCGLGEIALPEVQPGSSIMPGKVNPVIPESLLMACAHAVGADTVVALAGHASQFELNTMLPLAAHHLVTSVEILGAAAANFDRRCARGIVATARGPELVERSLMLATALVPHVGYDAAAAIAKEAASSGRTIREVARERTTLTDAERAAILDSSRMTEPR
- a CDS encoding NAD-dependent epimerase/dehydratase family protein, coding for MTTTRRVLVTGASGEMGHGLVPALASSGFDVVALDLEPIPPELAAHCVAHVAGSVNDAGLVSRLFDEHGFEGVFHLAAVLSSKAEKDPDLAHEVNVDATVRLYRLARRTAAAKGRPVRFLFPSSIAVYGLPDASAKEAAGALKEEDWNFPAGAYGIHKLHGERLGTYLTVRSQRLGEPGLDFRAIRFPGLVSAETLPTGGTSDYAPEMIHAAAQGKPYACFVAAGTRIPFMTMPDAIAAILRLDAAPVAALTTRVYNIGAFAPSASEIRDAVVAHFPGAEITFDPVAARQAIVDTWPADVDDTRARRDWGHAPVHGLREAVGDYLVPALQRRYAAAGR
- a CDS encoding ATP-binding protein, encoding MGGRFERGAGALKLRWGVIALVAATAMAAGDASAAVLLPVAFLVLSGFLLEALSRSLAGEPSAEILLGVVDAATIGITLYGLAFAIDGTALTVAGGFSFFYLAIVAGRLWGLVGAERRARRESRELRALLEITEAVTGTLDANQVMNLIVRRVGDLVSAQRCSILVVDERRETCYVVAANDNPEAVRLEVDLSKYPEIRRALDTREPVHVENVETDPLVEPVREILLQQGYRSMMVLPLVFNREVLGTLFLRATREAPFSDAEIRFCRVAAAASANALKNALLFRDVKHEAARHRETSETLRRVLDGTPDLIVATDPHGHVTEFNRGAEYATGIPAEEAKRKTLVEILGPAGEVSGLTDARRRETILTRPDGSRIELSLVAAPLHEERDGSGGIVWIGRDVTEMRRVEKSLAQAERLSSLGEVVAGVAHELNNPLSSVLGYAQLLATQAHDAAQSRDLDRVVESAKRCQRIVANLLGFARKHAPERKSNDLNACVQKVLDLKGYHLRSSRVEAVVELDESLPQTLFDFHQIEQVILNLLNNAEQAITSAGTGGRVTLRTRGIPGFVCLEVEDDGPGVPPSVRERVFDPFFTTKPPGQGTGLGLSVSYGILQEHGGRIELRERGAGRGACFAVYLPLVGEAATPAAGGDRSQVPQVPAGPLQGRRVLVAEDEPLVLDLLRRVIEGDGGTVIPVPDGETAWERILDQDFDLILADLRMPGLDGRTLYERAVSERPELVRRFVFATGDLVRSDSLRFLEGVPNRVIRKPIDVDVVRRVLGQALKRD
- a CDS encoding phosphomannomutase CpsG (capsular polysaccharide biosynthesis protein; catalyzes the formation of D-mannose 6-phosphate from alpha-D-mannose 1-phosphate); translated protein: MSAPARLSCFKAYDIRGRIPDELNRDLAYRIAQGYAAFLKPRRVAVGHDIRLTSPEFADAVAQGLVDSGVDVVHIGQVGTEQVYHAVFHLGLDGGIMVTASHNPADYNGLKLVREGARPISADTGLKDIERIVLAGDFPAAPSKGKVERRDLTAEYVEHLLTYVDRSLLKPLTVVSNAGNGGAGVIMERLEPHFPFKVVRVHHTPDGNFPNGIPNPLLPERRKDSADAVLKAKADVGVAWDGDFDRCFLFDERGEFIEGYYIVGLLAEQTLRRHPGAKIVHDPRMTWNTVEMVKAAGGVPVQSKSGHAFMKEVMRSVDAAYGGEMSAHHFFREFSYCDSGMIPWMLVLEQMGRTGKSLSSLVGERIRRYPASGEINRRVDDAMAVMAAVKAHYVGIGGKLDETDGVGIDFADWRFNLRASNTEPLIRLNVETRGDAKLLAAKTEELLSRLGGASADH
- a CDS encoding zinc-dependent alcohol dehydrogenase family protein produces the protein MRAILLDRPAPLTRTPLRLGEVPLPDPGPGEVRVRVTACGVCRTDLHVVTGDLAPKRSPLIPGHQVVGRVDALGPGAVRFALGARVGIAWLRSTCGVCPDCRAGRENLCPRSRYTGWDDDGGYAEAAIVPEAFAYPLPAAFDDVEAAPLLCAGIIGFRALERAAVPAGGRVLLLGFGSSAHLVLQLARARGHEVFVATRGERHRSHARALGADWVGDTFDPPPAPSDSAIVFAPAGEVVPAALRGVRKAGTVALAGVTLTPIPSMEYEPHLFHEKVLTSVESNTRRDGEALLAEAARAGIRPRTRTFPLEQAARALALLDEDGIEGTAVLVVS